The segment TGGTGAAGAAGATGAGCCAGAAGAAGCTCTTCAGGCGGTAGGAGATGACCATGTCGGCCTGGATGGCGTCGGCGACCAGGTAGGAGATGATGGTCGGCGCGACGAGGAAGTAGCCGAGCACGCTCCCGATGGCGAAGCCGACGAACAGCGCGGCGCCCCAGACGAGGAACGTCGAGTTCTCGCCGGTCGAGACGATTCCGCGCTCCTTCATCGCTGGCCAGGCGTAGTACATGAACACCGGGAGTGCGGCGGCGACGCCGAACAGGAAGCTCACCTTCACCTCGAAGATGAGCGCCTCGACGGGGTGTAGCGCGACGATGAGGCCGACCTCGCTCGGGCCACCCATGCTGGCGACGATCTCCGAGTAGGGCTGGCCGCTGGCGACGGCTCCCGGGTTGGCGGGGCCGCTCGACGGGGCCTGCGAGACGCCCGGCGCGACGGTCATCGCGTCCATGAGCGGCTTCCCCGCCTCGAACGCCGTGTCGAAGCCGACGGCCGCGGGGTCGCCACGGACGGCCGGCGGGATGCGCTTGATGAAGTTCCGCTTGATGTCGCCCAGGCCGCCCGTGTACAGCCAGTAGAAGCTGCCGAACATGACGACCATGAACAGGCCGACGACGCGGAACAGCTTCGAGGTGATCGACTCGAAGATGAACATCACGTCGTAGTAGTAGCCGCCGATGTCATCCTCGGTCGTCTCGTCCTCGGTGAACGGGTCGACCATGCCGGCGGTGGTCCGCGAGAGGAAGCCACCCTCCTCCTCCTCGTCCTCGACGTAGTTCTCGTGGCTCTCGCGCTCCATCCCCATGCTGGTGGGGTCGGCGAGTGACTTCGGCTCGTCCTGGGCAGCCTGCTCGGCGGCTTCCTCCGCCTCACGGGCCGCCTCCGCCTCGTCGAAGCGGTCCAGCACCGCCTCGGCCTTGTCGGGTTCGTCGGCGTCCATCGCCTCGCGGGCGTAGCCGACGGCCTCCTCCTCGCTCATCTCCGCGAACACCTCGGGCGGGGCCGCCCGGACGCCCGCGGCGTCGAGCTGGCCGACGTCGATGGACGTGGGGTCGCCCGGCCGGGTCCCGCCCTTCGGGACGACCGGCAGGCGGAGCATGTTGATGGTGTAGATGACCAGCGCCGAGCCCGCGATGACGAACGCGCCCTGGAGACCGACGACAAACAGCGAGAGCGGGTCGCTCGTCGGGAAGAGCGGGCCGGGACGGACCATCGACGGGATGGCCGGGAACAGCTGCTCGGAGACGATCTGCGTCCCCTCGCTGGCGAAGAAGGTGGCGGTGCCGGCCGCCGAGGCGACGGCGATGCCGACGAACTGTAGCATCCGCTTCCGGAGCAGGTTCTGGTCTGGTGCGTTCGGCCCAGAGCCGCCGGCGCGGTTCAGGTTCGTGACGACCTTCGAGAAGCCCAGGCTCAGCACGTACAGCGAGATGAGCGGGATGGCCCACATGATCTGGGTGAACGGGTCCGGCGGGGAGAACAGCGCGCCGAAGACGAAGATGATGAGGAACGCGTAGCGCCAGTTGTCACGCCAGAACTCGTAGGAGACGAGCTCGACGTAGGAGAGCGACGACATCATGAGCGGGAGCTGGGCGGCGAGCCCGAACGAGAACGTGAGGAACACGATGAACTCGGTCCACATCGTGATGTCGTAGCTGGGCTTGATGGACGCGTTCACCGCGTTCGTCGCCAGGAACTCGAACATGAACGGGAAGAAGACGACGTACGCGTAGATGACGCCGAGGATGAACAGGATGAACACCGCCCCGACGATGCCGCCGATCTGCCAGCGCGACAGCGGCACGTCGGGCTGGAAGCCCCGCTGGGCCAGCGAGTCCTTCGCGAAGTAGAGCAGGAGCGGCAGCGCGAGCAGCGCGCCGACGATGACCCCGATCTTGAACTGGAGCAGGATGACGTCGAACGGCGTCCGGGCGATGACGTCGACCTGCAGGGCGATGTCGGGCGGCATCCGCTGTTTGGTGTTCTGCTGGAGGAAATCCCAGATGAACAGGCGAAGCGAGTAGATGGTCCCGATCATCCCGACGAGGAACACGATGAACACCTTCTGGAGATGCTTCTGGAGCGTTCGAAGCATCACACCGGCCGTCTCCCGCCCGCTGTTGATGCTTCGGGCGGTGTCCTCACCGATGACGGAACTCATTCGTTGGGGTAGCTTTCCACCTCTTTCACATCAATCTTCTTCTCCGAGTCGCCGACGGGGGTAAGAAAAGGTCTATAACGCGCGCGACTTCTACCTCTGGTAGATGCCGGAGGATCCGGACGATACGGGGCTCTCGAAGGACGACGAGCAGCCGCCACGCGAACCCGACCTCCCCGGTGGCGACCCCGCCGATGATTCCGCGGACGACGAGCCCGTGGAGTCGGTTGAGGAGGCAGCCGCCAGATCGGTGCGAGAGGCGGCCGACGACGCTCCGGACGAGCCGGCCGACGTCCCGGTCGAGTCGCCGGCGACCGGCGACGACATACACATGGGCCCGCACGACCCCACGCCGGCGGACGACGACGGCGACGGTCTCCCGAGCGAGGCCGACGGCGGCGAGGACGTGCCGGTCGGCCACGCCGCCGGTGCCACCCGGCCGAGCGAGGCCATCGGCGAGAACCCGACGACGCCCGGCGAACCGGGCGACCCGTTCGACGACGACGAGGAGTTCGAGGGGCCACCGGACGACGAGGAGCTGCCGCTGGCGGTCCACATCGAGGAGATGGTCCGCCGGCTGGGCATCGTCCTGCTCGCGGCGGCAGCGGCGAGCGCGCTCGCCATCCCGGCCTCCGAGCAGATCATCACGACGATGTGGTACGACCTGCTGCCGACGACGACGGAGATAACCCGCCCGCACGTGTACTCGCCGCTCGAGTTCATCCTGACGAAGATCAAGGTGGCGAGCCTGGCGGGCATCGTCGTCGCGCTCCCGCTGTTCGTCTACGAGTCCTACCTGTTCATGCGTCCCGGGCTCTACCCCAAGGAGCGCCGCTACTACCTCGCGTCCGTTCCGGTGAGCCTCGTGCTCGCGGTCGCGGGGATGGCCTTCGCGTACTTCCTCGTCCTCCCGGCGCTGTTCGAGTACTTCCTCTACTACACGGAGGGCTCTGCGAACATCGCGTTCGCGCTCTCGGACACGTTCAACCTCATCATCACGCTGATGGCGTTCCAGGCCATCGTCTTCCAGATTCCGCTGCTCATCATGCTCGCCATCATGATGGGAATCACGACCCGGCAGTGGCTCCAGGACCGCCGGCTGCTGTTCTGGGGCGCGTTCATGGGTATCTCGTTCCTGTTCTCGCCCGACCCGACCGGTGTCGCACCGTTCATCGTCGCCGCGTCG is part of the Haloarchaeobius litoreus genome and harbors:
- a CDS encoding twin-arginine translocase subunit TatC encodes the protein MSSVIGEDTARSINSGRETAGVMLRTLQKHLQKVFIVFLVGMIGTIYSLRLFIWDFLQQNTKQRMPPDIALQVDVIARTPFDVILLQFKIGVIVGALLALPLLLYFAKDSLAQRGFQPDVPLSRWQIGGIVGAVFILFILGVIYAYVVFFPFMFEFLATNAVNASIKPSYDITMWTEFIVFLTFSFGLAAQLPLMMSSLSYVELVSYEFWRDNWRYAFLIIFVFGALFSPPDPFTQIMWAIPLISLYVLSLGFSKVVTNLNRAGGSGPNAPDQNLLRKRMLQFVGIAVASAAGTATFFASEGTQIVSEQLFPAIPSMVRPGPLFPTSDPLSLFVVGLQGAFVIAGSALVIYTINMLRLPVVPKGGTRPGDPTSIDVGQLDAAGVRAAPPEVFAEMSEEEAVGYAREAMDADEPDKAEAVLDRFDEAEAAREAEEAAEQAAQDEPKSLADPTSMGMERESHENYVEDEEEEGGFLSRTTAGMVDPFTEDETTEDDIGGYYYDVMFIFESITSKLFRVVGLFMVVMFGSFYWLYTGGLGDIKRNFIKRIPPAVRGDPAAVGFDTAFEAGKPLMDAMTVAPGVSQAPSSGPANPGAVASGQPYSEIVASMGGPSEVGLIVALHPVEALIFEVKVSFLFGVAAALPVFMYYAWPAMKERGIVSTGENSTFLVWGAALFVGFAIGSVLGYFLVAPTIISYLVADAIQADMVISYRLKSFFWLIFFTTLGIGIFIDIVVTMLLFHWGNIVKYRTFREFWRPIVVSIFLAAALFSPSGVLTMLVLSIPIALAYLLGLGLLSIVTVPWRLRGGGGGGGRGEPEEPAADEAA
- a CDS encoding twin-arginine translocase subunit TatC; this translates as MPEDPDDTGLSKDDEQPPREPDLPGGDPADDSADDEPVESVEEAAARSVREAADDAPDEPADVPVESPATGDDIHMGPHDPTPADDDGDGLPSEADGGEDVPVGHAAGATRPSEAIGENPTTPGEPGDPFDDDEEFEGPPDDEELPLAVHIEEMVRRLGIVLLAAAAASALAIPASEQIITTMWYDLLPTTTEITRPHVYSPLEFILTKIKVASLAGIVVALPLFVYESYLFMRPGLYPKERRYYLASVPVSLVLAVAGMAFAYFLVLPALFEYFLYYTEGSANIAFALSDTFNLIITLMAFQAIVFQIPLLIMLAIMMGITTRQWLQDRRLLFWGAFMGISFLFSPDPTGVAPFIVAASMIGLFEGTLLLLKWTRETSPVPTVAELRNSRPKVYVLAGLVGYTLGPWPIPTGYYGDLPPAVTDALATLGLGDATSLLLGAAIVFVFELVAYVNKNYIGSLRAWDTVQATRVPVWLGAIAVGYLGTPEPRAVELVERVTLTEVQAGGLVVGLVVLFEAGLFVARWRSSTDDGDDA